The Solanum lycopersicum chromosome 2, SLM_r2.1 DNA window taagacaatgggttgaagataatgtttcgcaaccatattgtgaatgagacacatgctagAAAATTGAGAGAAAAGTTGGAGACGCTTTACGCTTTAAAAACTGGCAATAACGAGTTGTTCTTACAAAAACAATTGATGACCTTTAAATACGAGGAGGGCAGTCCTAATCTTGATCACATAAATAACTTTCAGGGTATTCTTGATCAATTATCAGGAATGAGtgttaattttgatgatgaaatacaaggactctggcttcttaatactctactGGATTCTTGGTAAACTCTTTGTGTTTCTTTAACAAGTTCTACCACTGGTGGAAAGGTGACTATGGAATATGCAAAGAGTAGTGTGTTGAATGAACAAGTTAGAAGAAAATCTCAAGACACATCATAACATTCAGATGTTCTATATACAGAAGATCGAGGGAGACACAATACAAGAGATCCGAGGAGTAGAGGTAAAAAcagaagcaagtcaaaattcaagaatccaaatattatatgttatcattgtggaaagaaatgacatattaaaagattttgcaaataattgaagtaagatcttaaagaagggaagaaggaagaaaccaatgaaaataatgttgttgttgttgtccaaGATGGCCTTCTCTTCGCTTGTGATAAAGACGTCatcaattttgtatttcaaGATACAAGTTGGATAGTAGATTCTGGAGTCATATCACATGTCACACcaagaaaagacttctttttATCTTATACTTCTGTTAACTTTGAGGTGTTAAAGATGGGTAATACTGCTGAGGTTAAGGTGTTTGGTGTTGACACTGTTTGTTTGAAAACCAATACTAGTTCAATGTTGTCCTTGAGAAtatcaagcatgctccagacaTTCCCTTAAATTCGATCTCTGTACGACAACTAGATGATGATGGCTATCATAATGACTTGTTCAATTGCCAATGGAAGATCACCAAAGGATCATTGATTTTAgcttgaaaaagaaaacaatcaaATTTATACGTGACTAAAGGATCGATTCTTGGTGACTCTATTAATTTGTTGGAGAGCGAGACTTTATCAGAATTGTGGCACAAGAGGCTTAGTCATATGAGCGGGAGGAGGATCACCTGTTTGGCTAAGAAGAATTTGCTTGCTGGTATGAAACAAGCAAAGGTGAAAAAATGTATTCATTGCTTAGCAGGGAAACAAAAAATAGTTTCTTTTCACAGAAAGTCTGAGCTACTGGAGTTAGTACACTCAGATTTGTATGGTCCTTTTAAAGTGAAATCAAAAGGTGGTGCACTTTAATTTgctacttttattgatgatcattctcgcaaaaTTTGGGTATATCCTTTAAAATCCAAAGATCAAGTGCTTGATGTGTTTAGACAGTTTCAAGCCTTATATGAGAGACAAAcaggaaagaaattaaaatgtatttgcactgataatggtggtgagtatattggtccctttgataACTACTACAAATCGCAAGGAATTCGTCATCAGAagactcctccaaagactcctcaattATATGATCTAGCAGAAAGGATGAACAAAACATTGGTTGAGAGAGTTAGATGCGTGCTTTCAGAGGCTAAACTTCCAAATTCTTTTTGGGCTGAAGCATTTAACACcgttgcttatgttatcaatttgtcTCCTGCTGTTGCTTTGGATGGTGATGTTCCAAATAAAGTTTGGTTTAATAaggatgtttcttatgatcatttgaaagtGTTTGGGTGTAAAACTTGTGTGCATGTTCCAAAAAATGATAGGTCAaaattggatgttaaaactaagtAGTGCATCTTTATTAGTTTTGGTCAAGATGATTTTGGATATCGCTTTTATGATCCAATTGATAAGAAGCTCATTAGAAGTCGTAATGTTGTGATCTTTGAAGATCAAACTATCGAAGATATTGACAAGACTGAGAAACTAGATTCTCAGACTGATGaaagcttagttgatgttgatccaattcCTATTATTGATACATCTTCTGCACATGAATGAACCCAAGATAATGATCCAGATAATGATCAGAGTGTAGAACATATAAATGTTCCTACTtatgatgttgtgattgataaTCAACCAACTCATGGTGAGATGACCACTTCGAATGCTCCAGAAACCTCTTGTAGAAGATCTACTAGAGAGAAGCGAAGCTCAACACGTTATTCACATGATGAGTATATTCTATTGACTAACATGGGAGAACCTGAAGGTTATGATGAAGTCATGTTAGATACTCATAGAGATAAGTGGAAAGAACTCATCGTAGACAAGCATGAGTTTTGTAGAAGTGTGGCAGGCAGGAAGCCTGTCAAGAGTTTCTCTGCTTGAAGTCCATTTGGCCCCTTGGATGGAGGGGGAGTTTGTTGGACTATTGCTCATGTTCCATCCAAAGGCTcatggcctaatcctacttgaaaaagtattggaattattctctttatctGGTTTTCCAATTCCCTTAGAAAAAGGATTagaattgtaatcctatttgtagtaGGTTTTGACTTTGTAAGAAAAAACacaaactctataaatagaggatgatCTTGAGAGAATAATCAATTGCTCATTGgtattgtctttgaaagacaCTAGAACATAACAGAGGTTTTTTGAGAGAGTTTTCaataagagaaaagagagaagaaaaagggtTCTTTTGCTGAAGTCTTTTTCTCCGACCAATAACCTTAAGATCGTGTGTCCTAATTAATTAACCGTTGGATCGGGCTGAAATTTGGATTAAGTGTTCCTGACATCTTGGTGGTTAATTTGAACGGTGGAGATCGGATTTCAAAGGTCAGAAAAAACCTGTTTTAGGTTCCGAACAGAAGTTGGATTtgggtggtgtttctttctatttatcttttgttggtgtagctattttttgttctcttttgaCACTTGTTGTGTAGCCATTAGAAAAATATGTATAACCCTGTTATTGGTATAGTGAAGCAATTTGGATCTTGTCGATCCCGTGGTGGTTACCTTCGGTTGAAAGGGTTTTTTCACGTTAAACTTgatgttctttattgttagattttcgtTTTCATCTTTTTTGGTCACAACACTTAGAAAGACAGAATTTCAAAACATCCTATTTATACATGTAAGGAAATTCTTCTTCTACGAAATAGAGCATGTATAGATCATTGCTGAGGGGATTGATTTCATTTGGGTGTTTGTCAattgttatcccttttttttgtAAGCTTTAGTGAAGTCCTAATTTTTCAATCATCATGTAGAAATTATAAGTTAAATATAATGAGAAAAACCAGAAGTATATAAGTTAACTATTGATATTTTATAGTTTGATCAACATAGAAAAGATTTGTCCCCACTCCACACACCAACTTAAACCATACTTTGTGAAACGATAAATAAAAACCAACATAGAGAAGATCTGTCCTGGACCTCACTCCACACACCCAACTTAAACgatactttatgaaatgataaataACAACCAACCAAACAAGATGTTGGAAAATTAAAGTAGTGCATAAGCAATATCACGTGCCTTGCACTTTGCAGCTAGTGGCTCAGCTTTAGCAAGAGTAAAACCACTCCCTTCAGCTATATCACTGTCTTTGCTAGCCATTTCCCACTCAAAACACTGAACCAAACTCCCAACAGTTAAAGCAATCACACGTTGAGCAAGTCCAGCACCTGGGCATATCCTCCTGCCCATCCCAAAGGGAAGCAACTCCCACGGTTTCACATCGATACCTTCGAATCTCTCTGGTCTAAAACTTCCCGGATCGTCAGCCCAGACAAACGGATCCCTATGAACAGCCCAAGCATTCACCAATAGGATTGTCCCACGTGGAACGTCGAAACCACCTATTTTGGTGTCATCAGCTGATTGATGAGGAATTAGCATTGGTGCAGCCGGAGATAATCGAAATGTCTCCGAAATAATACTTTGaagatatttcaaattgggtaAATCAGACTCATTCACTAAACGATCATATCCAACATGATTgtctatttcaatttttactttgttCAACACTTCCGGATGGTTAAGCAAATGTGTCATTGCCCATTCTATAGTCACAGCTGTTGTGTCTGTTCCACCAATCACAATGACCTGCGTTACATACCATGAATATTATATCTACAACTTTTTAATGATCGAATTAtcgttatatatatttttaatcgaaaaatcaaatcaaatggccttttttttttctttccaacaaACAATAATTAAAAGGTACACATATATAGGGGATGCATGAGTATTGAAAGCTTACCAATATAATTCCTTTGATGATATCGTCAGTATAGTAATCTGGTTGCGATTCTTGCAAAGAAAGCAAATTATCGATCATAGTATTTTGGTTCTCCACACCACGGTACTCATCAATTAAATCTTGCAAGAACTCATCCAATTTTTTGCCAAGTTGCGTCAAcgcattctttttaataaacttATAAATCCAACCAAATGGCACAGGCAAAAAATCATCAACATTTGATGCACCTCCGTTGCTAAAAAACTCATCTATAAGTTCACGAAAATACGCAGCCTTACCTTTATCTTGATCGAAAAATCCATCTCCCGATACCATTCTCATAATAACATTAAACGACAATTCAGTAAATTTTGACTTGAGTTCAAAAATTGTACCAAAATCATTACAATATTGA harbors:
- the LOC101265100 gene encoding cytochrome P450 81Q32-like yields the protein MEIVWLFSPLTISLLLFLVFKLVSLTLNKHNLPPSPALKFPIIGHLYILKQHIHRTLENLSEKHGPIFSLQLGKRLVVVVSSPSSVKECFTKNDVALADRPPLMIGGYNCTTIIDSCYGDHWRNLRRICALEILSVTSLNKSKNIRQFEVKFLLNNLFQYCNDFGTIFELKSKFTELSFNVIMRMVSGDGFFDQDKGKAAYFRELIDEFFSNGGASNVDDFLPVPFGWIYKFIKKNALTQLGKKLDEFLQDLIDEYRGVENQNTMIDNLLSLQESQPDYYTDDIIKGIILVIVIGGTDTTAVTIEWAMTHLLNHPEVLNKVKIEIDNHVGYDRLVNESDLPNLKYLQSIISETFRLSPAAPMLIPHQSADDTKIGGFDVPRGTILLVNAWAVHRDPFVWADDPGSFRPERFEGIDVKPWELLPFGMGRRICPGAGLAQRVIALTVGSLVQCFEWEMASKDSDIAEGSGFTLAKAEPLAAKCKARDIAYALL